AAATCCTCTGTAATTTTACTAAGAACGTGGTCATGTTGAATTAATCTGGTGTGCCAACCTCTAATGACTGATCAGCCAAACGTCAAAAACATTGAAGTAAGAGTTAAACCACTGTGTTTCTGCTTCAGTAGTATTCATCAGTGTGTGACCTTAGCAGAAACATCTTGATTTAATCCACACGTTTTACATTTTGCAGGACATTTTTCTATATTGTGATTTTTGCTACTTTCAGAGTTACGTCTTTGCAAAGACACTCAACCTCCACTGATGTTCTAATTATGAATGTTAGTATACGAAGAAAAGGCTCTGCTTCATGCAGTCTGGCTttatacaaatatttacatttttagtaaTGGCTTTACAGTGTCAGTAAAATCATGAGATATTTTACAAAGTCATATTTTAGGTTTTTCAAAAAATCAAAGCTGGATGTTTGCAGAAGCTGGTTTTCACTCAAAGTCAAAGCACATCTTAAAAACAATACTGAACACAATAAAACTAGTCATATGGCAAAATCCAGCCTAATTTTTTGAAGAGGTCCAATCCATTACTCATCCAACAAGTTCTCCAGAATCTTGAAGGAAACTGAAATCTCAGCTACAGTGAAGGTGAAGGTGGCTGTAAGTTACTTGCCATGATGGTAGAACCTCTGCCCACTCTGGCTGTGAGAGAGAAAGCCGTGACGAGGAGCACCCTGGGGAGAGCTCTGGAATGGTGCCTGCTGAcgttaaaaaataattttaaaagtaaTGAAATAAGTGTTAAAATATTTGAGCAAAGGTACACAATTCTGAATTCTTCAAAGCTTACAGTCATGGTAATAGTCCTGTCAGTCTGTACTGATCATCCCACCAAAAAATAATTCCAGTGTCCTTTTCTATTGTGTCTTTATTAggacagaaaatgttaaaggTTTGGCCTCAGGGGGGGCGTGATGGAAGTGAATGAAAAGGGTTAACAGaaaaaactgcaggtttttgGGGGCTTTACCTTTGCAGTGGGGATCTGGACTGCCATCGATGGTGTGGGCAGCAGGCCGGGCGCAGAAGGATGCATGGCTGGGGGGGGCATGGGCCTCAGAGCACTCTGAGAATACATccaagaaacaacaaaacatcaggGGATGACTTGAAGAACAGGGCTGGTGAATGGGTGTTCTGCTTGCTACTACAAGTTACAGGTTTTCAGTCCATGTTACAAGTCTTCAACAAGGTatcaacatttcaaatgttcttACTGCATCAGTAAAGCCTGACTGCTGGTTGGCATGTTCCAGCTGCTTCTGGAGGGGGATTCCTGCTCCAGGGATGTATCCTGCACAAGACACACAagttaatgtttcattttgcaGTAGGCATGCAGTAAGATAATTTAATACACAAAGAGGATGCAACAACACTAGAACATTGAAAGAAGATAACAAACCAGGCTGAGAGGTGAAGTGACCATGAACGGGATAGCCCGGCTGCTGGTGAGGAAGGTATGGCATGGCCTGAAATGCAGACGCACCTGAGGCAGAACAAACATAACTCAGTCTTAGCACAATCACCACAGTCCCCTCTGATGTGTTTGGGAATTTATATCCAGGCTGCAAAAATACAGACTGTATGTACATTACCAAAACTTAgttatttcacacattttcttaTATTACAGATAATATGTGATCCCTGATGCATAAACAGACACAGCCTGTACCTCTGATCTGAGAGCTGCTTGCAAAACTGACAGGTACAGATGGTCCAGGGGCATAGGTGGAGGGATGTTGGGCCTGAGCCACACCGTAAGGCTCATGGACCCCCTGGCCTCCACTGAACTGCCCGTGCTCTGCTGAGCCTGAGCTGAAACCAGGCGTCTGATAGTGTCGTGCCTAAAAGAGGAGGGGTGAACGATGGTTAGTTCATGACGCCCAAGTCTATATCTACCTAAAAATGTACTTGTATGTATGTGGATTCAAATATTTAAGAACATGAAGTGGATAACATTTTCCTATCCAAATGTGTAAACACAGAACTGTTGTGGTACACCCCCAAAAGTACCCTGAGATCTCACTGAGAAATCACTGAGTCTGCCTTGTTAAACCCAGAAATGAATGTTTAAAAGTATACTCCAGTTAtccaagagaaaaataaattccacaacacaaaaaaaaaaaaaaaaaaaaaaaaagaagaagactgtGTTTAATGACAGACAGCTGTTTGCCggaaacatttgtttacttACTGGAAGTACAGCAGTTGGGAACAGCTGTTTGCTACGTTCTCCCAGCAACGCACCAGGTCGACTGTGGCTGACTGGACTGCctgagagacaaaaagacaagCATCAGCTTGGCTAATATTAATAACATCAAAATGAACAATGATAGATGAGGCTGGTTGAAGCAGAGAACCTGAAAACTATCTCACCTTGAATGCTTAGGAGGTGCTGCCCTGCATGCATGGGCAGACTGGGCTGGTAGCTGGCTGATGTCAATGTGGTGATATCACTggtgaagagaggagacagaaatgCTATTGAATGCCTGGAGTACTT
The window above is part of the Mastacembelus armatus chromosome 18, fMasArm1.2, whole genome shotgun sequence genome. Proteins encoded here:
- the gps2 gene encoding G protein pathway suppressor 2 isoform X2, which encodes MPALLERPKLSNAMARALHKHIMRERERKRQEEEEVDKMMEQKMKEEEERKRTKEIEERMSLEETKEQVMKMGEKLQGLQEEKHQLFLQLKKVLHEEEKRRRKEQSDITTLTSASYQPSLPMHAGQHLLSIQGSPVSHSRPGALLGERSKQLFPTAVLPARHYQTPGFSSGSAEHGQFSGGQGVHEPYGVAQAQHPSTYAPGPSVPVSFASSSQIRGASAFQAMPYLPHQQPGYPVHGHFTSQPGYIPGAGIPLQKQLEHANQQSGFTDASALRPMPPPAMHPSAPGLLPTPSMAVQIPTAKAPFQSSPQGAPRHGFLSHSQSGQRFYHHGK
- the gps2 gene encoding G protein pathway suppressor 2 isoform X1, translated to MPALLERPKLSNAMARALHKHIMRERERKRQEEEEVDKMMEQKMKEEEERKRTKEIEERMSLEETKEQVMKMGEKLQGLQEEKHQLFLQLKKVLHEEEKRRRKEQSDITTLTSASYQPSLPMHAGQHLLSIQGSPVSHSRPGALLGERSKQLFPTAVLPARHYQTPGFSSGSAEHGQFSGGQGVHEPYGVAQAQHPSTYAPGPSVPVSFASSSQIRGASAFQAMPYLPHQQPGYPVHGHFTSQPGYIPGAGIPLQKQLEHANQQSGFTDASALRPMPPPAMHPSAPGLLPTPSMAVQIPTAKQAPFQSSPQGAPRHGFLSHSQSGQRFYHHGK